In Capillimicrobium parvum, a genomic segment contains:
- a CDS encoding chemotaxis protein CheW, producing MDAVHVRLRGERYAIEVADVVEVEQRDQMTPVWGASPLVVGVRNLRGSVLPIVDLAAALGLPSRPDAAYVVVVASGVATAGLEVDAVIDVEPLPLFDVQPADQAGLRGRAMVDDELVGVIDVEAVLAMAGPV from the coding sequence GTGGACGCCGTCCACGTCAGGCTGCGCGGGGAGCGCTACGCGATCGAGGTCGCGGATGTCGTCGAGGTCGAGCAGCGCGACCAGATGACCCCCGTGTGGGGTGCGTCTCCGCTCGTCGTCGGCGTGCGCAACCTGCGCGGCAGCGTCCTGCCGATCGTCGACCTCGCGGCGGCGCTCGGGCTGCCGTCGCGGCCGGACGCGGCGTACGTCGTGGTCGTCGCGAGCGGCGTGGCCACGGCCGGGCTGGAGGTCGACGCCGTCATCGACGTCGAGCCCCTGCCGCTGTTCGACGTGCAGCCGGCCGACCAGGCCGGACTGCGCGGCCGCGCCATGGTCGACGACGAGCTGGTCGGCGTGATCGACGTGGAGGCGGTCCTGGCGATGGCGGGGCCGGTATGA
- a CDS encoding ROK family protein has product MDQRLIGVDVGGTKVSIALLQGGVLSEPRIEPTDLSSADALIDQLVEGVEAARGSEPAAAIGVGLPSVIDWDTGTVRSSVNIPLQDVPLRTVLRERLGLPVYVDNDASVAALAEAHAEDGTLEAANLIMFTVGTGVGGGVVIDGRVYRGVTGAGGEFGHMVVAADPSQLDAPAGRDERFPRPGSLESLASGTALDALGREQGFETGVAVVKAAKAGDEQAIALIAVLGRRLGLGIANAINMFDPEVVAIGGGVSTAGDLLLEPAREAAGRFVLPGVGTRTTVRIARSGPRAGVRGAALLAAQEVLLGDRPTTTIR; this is encoded by the coding sequence GTGGACCAGCGACTGATCGGCGTCGACGTCGGCGGCACCAAGGTCTCGATCGCGCTGCTGCAGGGCGGCGTGCTCTCGGAGCCCCGGATCGAGCCCACGGACCTGTCCTCCGCCGACGCCCTGATCGACCAGCTGGTCGAAGGCGTCGAGGCCGCCCGAGGCTCCGAGCCGGCCGCCGCGATCGGCGTGGGGCTGCCGTCGGTCATCGACTGGGACACCGGGACGGTGCGCTCGAGCGTGAACATCCCGCTGCAGGACGTGCCGCTGCGCACCGTGCTGCGCGAGCGCCTCGGGTTGCCGGTGTACGTCGACAACGACGCCTCCGTCGCCGCGCTCGCCGAGGCGCACGCCGAGGACGGCACGCTCGAGGCGGCGAACCTCATCATGTTCACCGTGGGCACCGGCGTGGGCGGCGGCGTGGTCATCGACGGCCGCGTCTACCGCGGCGTGACGGGCGCGGGGGGCGAGTTCGGCCACATGGTCGTCGCCGCGGACCCCTCGCAGCTCGACGCCCCCGCCGGGCGCGACGAGCGGTTCCCGCGGCCAGGCTCGCTCGAGTCGCTCGCCTCCGGCACCGCGCTCGACGCCCTCGGGCGCGAGCAGGGCTTCGAGACCGGGGTCGCCGTGGTCAAGGCGGCCAAGGCCGGCGACGAGCAGGCGATCGCCCTCATCGCCGTCCTCGGACGCCGCCTCGGGCTGGGGATCGCGAACGCGATCAACATGTTCGACCCCGAGGTCGTCGCCATCGGCGGCGGGGTCTCGACCGCCGGAGACCTGCTGCTCGAACCGGCGCGCGAGGCCGCAGGGCGTTTCGTGCTGCCCGGAGTGGGCACCCGGACCACCGTGCGCATCGCCCGGTCCGGGCCGCGCGCCGGCGTCCGGGGCGCCGCCCTGCTCGCCGCGCAGGAAGTCCTGCTGGGGGACCGGCCGACCACCACGATCCGATG
- a CDS encoding hybrid sensor histidine kinase/response regulator, whose product MSVDDKLLSIFRQEAGERLDAMVATLLEVESGGGDPESVRELFRHAHSLKGTAGMVGLAPIAAVATSIEDVLAEARSRGELEMAAAGPLLRATDAIRAAMQGEAIDAAAVAAALHEGPGDGDGAGEGEGEALGGAVPVTAAPPAPLGDDHDALPSAPSRMATMRVSAERVDDLLDAAGEAVLRRRRLEHMLGPVVEEDEQLREELDRSETLLAELQHAVLDLRTMPLSSIVSSFPRTIRDAAAREGREVELQLVGVDTQLDRTMLEGISDMIVHLLRNAVSHGIEPPDAREAAGKPRRGTVTVSAEARGNRVEVSVADDGRGIAPDLVARTQSHAELGELLATPGLSTAREVGELAGRGVGLDAVQRDLKKLGGVLLVTSDPGRGSRFTLRLPATLAVLALLLVERGGQHFGIPLQTLAEVVDEERVVILGGRPAVELEGGEVLPLADLAVLLDRPGMPTAPGGPVLIVDVTGRRAAVRCDRLLGEQEAVIKALGPLLDGLPFYLGATVQDDGTIALVLDARHLIRGAPAAAAVPEAPAAPEEDARSRVPRVLVVDDQFTVRELQRTILAGAGYDVLTARDGREALELLDHGDGVDLVLTDIEMPVLDGFALLSALREDPRHESLPVVIVSSRGDEEDRRRGAEAGADAWVVKAEFDQHKLLEMVHRLVIR is encoded by the coding sequence ATGAGCGTCGACGACAAGCTGCTGTCGATCTTCCGCCAGGAGGCGGGCGAGCGGCTGGACGCGATGGTGGCGACGCTCCTCGAGGTCGAGTCGGGCGGCGGCGATCCGGAGTCCGTGCGCGAGCTGTTCCGCCACGCGCACTCGCTGAAGGGCACGGCGGGAATGGTCGGCCTCGCCCCGATCGCCGCGGTCGCGACGAGCATCGAGGACGTGCTCGCCGAGGCGCGCAGCAGGGGCGAGCTCGAGATGGCGGCCGCCGGTCCTCTCCTGCGCGCGACCGACGCGATCCGCGCCGCGATGCAGGGCGAGGCGATCGACGCGGCGGCCGTGGCGGCGGCGCTGCACGAGGGGCCCGGCGACGGCGACGGCGCCGGCGAGGGCGAGGGCGAGGCGCTGGGCGGCGCCGTGCCCGTCACCGCCGCGCCGCCCGCGCCGCTCGGCGACGATCACGACGCTCTTCCGTCCGCCCCGTCGCGCATGGCCACCATGCGCGTCTCCGCCGAGCGCGTCGACGACCTCCTCGACGCGGCCGGGGAGGCGGTGCTTCGCCGGCGGCGCCTCGAGCACATGCTCGGGCCGGTCGTCGAGGAGGACGAGCAGCTGCGCGAGGAGCTCGATCGCAGCGAGACCCTCCTCGCCGAGCTCCAGCACGCCGTGCTCGACCTGCGCACCATGCCGCTGTCGTCGATCGTCAGCTCGTTCCCGCGCACCATCCGCGACGCCGCCGCCCGCGAGGGCCGCGAGGTCGAGCTCCAGCTCGTCGGCGTCGACACCCAGCTCGACCGCACGATGCTCGAGGGCATCTCGGACATGATCGTCCACCTCCTGCGCAACGCGGTCTCGCACGGGATCGAGCCGCCGGACGCACGGGAGGCGGCGGGCAAGCCGCGCCGCGGCACGGTGACGGTCAGCGCCGAGGCGCGCGGCAACCGCGTGGAGGTCTCGGTCGCCGACGACGGGCGCGGCATCGCGCCGGACCTCGTCGCGCGGACGCAGTCGCACGCCGAGCTCGGCGAGCTGCTTGCGACGCCTGGACTGTCGACCGCGCGCGAGGTCGGCGAGCTCGCGGGCCGCGGGGTGGGCCTGGACGCGGTCCAGCGGGATCTCAAGAAGCTCGGGGGCGTGCTCCTCGTCACGAGCGACCCGGGGCGCGGCAGCCGCTTCACGCTGCGCCTGCCCGCGACGCTCGCAGTCCTCGCCCTCCTGCTGGTCGAGCGCGGCGGCCAGCACTTCGGCATCCCGCTGCAGACCCTGGCCGAGGTGGTCGACGAAGAGCGGGTCGTCATCCTCGGCGGCCGTCCCGCCGTGGAGCTCGAGGGCGGCGAGGTCCTGCCGCTCGCCGACCTCGCGGTGCTGCTCGACCGGCCGGGGATGCCGACGGCTCCGGGCGGGCCGGTGCTCATCGTCGACGTGACCGGCCGCCGGGCGGCCGTGCGCTGCGACCGCCTCCTCGGCGAGCAGGAGGCGGTCATCAAGGCGCTCGGCCCGCTGCTCGACGGGCTCCCGTTCTACCTCGGCGCCACGGTGCAGGACGACGGCACCATCGCGCTCGTGCTCGATGCGCGCCACCTCATCCGCGGCGCGCCCGCGGCGGCCGCCGTGCCCGAGGCGCCGGCCGCGCCCGAGGAGGACGCGCGCAGCCGCGTCCCGCGCGTCCTCGTCGTCGACGACCAGTTCACGGTGCGCGAGCTGCAGCGCACGATCCTCGCCGGCGCCGGATACGACGTGCTCACCGCCCGCGACGGACGCGAGGCGCTCGAGCTGCTCGACCATGGCGACGGCGTCGACCTCGTCCTCACCGACATCGAGATGCCCGTCCTCGACGGGTTCGCACTGCTGTCGGCTCTGCGCGAGGACCCGCGCCACGAGTCCCTGCCCGTCGTGATCGTCTCCTCACGCGGCGACGAGGAGGACCGGCGGCGCGGGGCCGAGGCGGGGGCCGACGCCTGGGTCGTCAAGGCGGAGTTCGACCAGCACAAGCTGCTCGAGATGGTGCACCGCCTGGTGATCCGGTGA
- a CDS encoding methyl-accepting chemotaxis protein, whose product MRGLRGPARVITTVGMALGVLWIITLTITLTRYESALSTYDRADRAALVSRAQTSFRNNLIDRVQAVERGLDGDSVGGDLRNLDREFAAAERQAQTAGPTADAVASLASIQRASTRLRVAADRALTTSGEPGHAADVAAYRAAADDLQEAILGFSDTQRTKVDATRADARHIADQAMWWAIGLGGFAILVGSVLTIWSSRLLQRLFNRIRATADTLAEASLEMRAAAQEAAAATSEQSAAIAQTAATIEEMTATATAIAASAETTASAAAQTSDVMDDLLQQSDAIARRSLDLGQGGQQIGDILKLINDIAERTNLLALNASIEAARAGEAGRGFAVVATEVRKLAERSVRSTESISRIVSSLQDDTNATILATEQGQKRAADVVELMQSTGEEIEDTLRATEQQRGAADQVSLAMAEIRSAAQQLAAEQERRLDTTRQVEQLVKSLERTLVEAGVSPRNGHRPPE is encoded by the coding sequence GTGCGAGGACTCCGCGGACCCGCTCGGGTCATCACGACGGTCGGCATGGCGCTCGGCGTGCTCTGGATCATCACCCTGACGATCACGCTGACGCGCTACGAATCGGCGCTCTCGACGTACGACCGTGCCGACCGCGCGGCCCTGGTCTCGCGAGCTCAGACGAGCTTCCGCAACAACCTCATCGACCGTGTGCAGGCCGTCGAGCGGGGGCTGGACGGCGACAGCGTCGGGGGCGATCTGCGCAACCTCGACAGGGAGTTCGCGGCCGCCGAGCGGCAGGCGCAGACGGCCGGGCCCACAGCTGACGCCGTCGCGAGCCTCGCGTCGATCCAACGAGCGTCGACGAGGCTGCGCGTCGCCGCCGATCGCGCCCTCACCACCAGCGGGGAGCCGGGGCACGCCGCCGACGTGGCGGCCTACCGGGCCGCGGCGGACGACCTGCAGGAGGCGATCCTGGGCTTCTCCGACACGCAGCGCACGAAGGTCGACGCGACGCGCGCCGACGCGCGCCACATCGCCGACCAGGCCATGTGGTGGGCGATCGGGCTCGGCGGCTTCGCGATCCTCGTCGGCTCGGTGCTCACGATCTGGAGCTCGCGCCTGCTGCAGCGGCTGTTCAACCGCATCCGCGCCACCGCCGACACGCTGGCCGAGGCATCGCTCGAGATGCGGGCCGCGGCGCAGGAGGCGGCCGCCGCGACCAGCGAGCAGTCGGCGGCGATCGCGCAGACCGCGGCGACCATCGAGGAGATGACCGCGACGGCGACCGCCATCGCCGCCAGCGCCGAGACGACCGCGAGCGCCGCGGCGCAGACCAGCGACGTGATGGACGACCTGCTCCAGCAGTCTGACGCGATCGCGCGGCGGTCGCTCGACCTGGGCCAGGGCGGCCAGCAGATCGGGGACATCCTGAAGCTCATCAACGACATCGCCGAGCGAACGAACCTGCTTGCGCTCAACGCGTCGATCGAGGCGGCGCGGGCCGGCGAGGCGGGGCGGGGGTTCGCGGTCGTCGCGACAGAGGTCCGCAAGCTTGCCGAGCGCAGCGTGCGGTCGACCGAATCCATCAGCCGGATCGTGTCCTCGCTGCAGGACGACACGAACGCGACGATCCTCGCCACCGAGCAGGGCCAGAAGCGGGCCGCGGACGTCGTGGAGCTGATGCAGTCCACCGGCGAGGAGATCGAGGACACCCTGCGGGCGACCGAGCAGCAGCGCGGGGCGGCCGACCAGGTCTCCCTTGCGATGGCGGAGATCCGCAGCGCGGCCCAGCAGCTCGCCGCCGAGCAGGAGCGCCGCCTGGACACGACGCGCCAGGTCGAGCAGCTCGTCAAGAGCCTCGAGCGGACGCTGGTCGAGGCCGGCGTGAGCCCGCGCAACGGCCACCGCCCGCCGGAGTGA
- a CDS encoding NAD(P)H-binding protein — translation MAKILLTGATGYIGGRLLPRLLDAGQDVRCLVRDPRGADLPAAAEVVQGDVVRDQGLDAALDGVGTAYYLVHSMEGRGGDFAERDRRAAHAFASAATRAGVERVIYLGGLEGERSEHLRSRHEVAEILRADGPRLVYVRAAMVIGSGSASFQMLEHLVRRLPVMVTPRWIDTRSQPVAIADVVGTLAALASFPDPPQEVQLGGADILTYREMMVRFARILGRRPPLVIPTPFLSPRLSSYWVGLVTPIEFGLVRPLIDGLSAEMLVRRPPPPGLNDHPAGYDDAVRQALAA, via the coding sequence ATGGCGAAGATCCTCCTCACCGGCGCAACCGGCTACATCGGCGGCCGGCTGCTGCCCCGCCTGCTCGACGCGGGCCAGGACGTGCGCTGCCTCGTCCGCGACCCCCGGGGCGCAGACCTGCCGGCCGCAGCCGAGGTCGTCCAGGGCGACGTCGTCCGCGATCAAGGCCTCGACGCCGCGCTCGACGGCGTCGGCACCGCGTACTACCTCGTGCACTCCATGGAGGGCCGGGGCGGCGACTTCGCCGAGCGCGACCGCCGGGCCGCCCACGCGTTCGCCTCCGCCGCGACCCGGGCCGGCGTCGAGCGCGTGATCTACCTCGGCGGCCTGGAGGGCGAGCGCTCGGAGCACCTGCGCAGCCGCCACGAGGTCGCCGAGATCCTGCGCGCCGACGGTCCGCGGCTGGTCTACGTCCGCGCCGCCATGGTCATCGGGTCGGGCAGCGCGTCGTTTCAGATGCTCGAGCACCTCGTGCGCCGCCTACCGGTCATGGTCACCCCGCGCTGGATCGACACGCGCAGCCAGCCGGTCGCGATCGCCGACGTCGTCGGCACCCTCGCCGCGCTCGCGAGCTTCCCCGACCCGCCGCAGGAAGTGCAGCTCGGCGGCGCCGACATCCTCACCTACCGGGAGATGATGGTCCGCTTCGCCCGGATCCTCGGCCGCCGCCCGCCGCTCGTGATCCCGACGCCGTTCCTGAGCCCGCGGCTGTCGTCGTACTGGGTCGGGCTCGTCACGCCGATCGAGTTCGGGCTGGTGCGGCCCCTCATCGACGGGCTCTCCGCCGAGATGCTCGTCCGTCGCCCGCCGCCGCCCGGCCTCAACGACCACCCCGCCGGCTACGACGACGCCGTGCGCCAGGCGCTCGCGGCGTAG
- a CDS encoding dihydrofolate reductase family protein, translating into MSLQLRRLLPEPGTATPAEAAAHLAGRETLVLNMVASLDGHTELRGRSGGIRGGQGDRELFHALRAHADAILVGTGTLRAERYGGWIRDERRREMRRAAGLGDEPVGATLTRRGEVPWGIPLFAESRSRVLVYTGARVDVPAETTADVEVVVLDDPDPAVVVADLRARGLRSILCEGGATLNAALLRAGVVDELHVALAPQLVGGADPLTVVAGELGDDRLLDLLDAYEYENALLLRYRVAAGL; encoded by the coding sequence ATGTCCTTGCAGCTGCGCCGCCTCCTGCCCGAGCCCGGCACCGCGACGCCCGCGGAGGCCGCGGCGCACCTCGCGGGGCGCGAGACGCTCGTCCTGAACATGGTCGCCTCGCTCGACGGCCACACCGAGCTGCGCGGCCGCAGCGGCGGCATCCGGGGCGGTCAGGGCGACCGGGAGCTGTTCCACGCGCTGCGCGCGCACGCGGACGCGATCCTCGTGGGGACCGGGACGCTGCGCGCCGAGCGCTACGGCGGCTGGATCCGCGACGAGCGCCGCCGGGAGATGCGCCGGGCCGCCGGGCTGGGCGACGAGCCGGTCGGCGCGACGCTCACCCGCCGCGGCGAGGTGCCGTGGGGCATCCCGCTCTTCGCGGAGTCCCGCTCGCGCGTCCTCGTCTACACCGGCGCCCGCGTCGACGTCCCCGCGGAGACCACCGCCGACGTCGAGGTGGTGGTCCTCGACGATCCCGACCCCGCGGTGGTGGTCGCCGACCTCCGCGCCCGCGGGCTGCGCTCGATCCTCTGCGAGGGCGGCGCGACGCTCAACGCCGCGCTGCTGAGGGCCGGCGTGGTCGACGAGCTGCACGTCGCGCTCGCCCCTCAGCTCGTGGGCGGTGCCGACCCGCTCACCGTCGTCGCCGGCGAGCTGGGCGACGACCGGCTGCTCGACCTGCTCGACGCCTACGAGTACGAGAACGCCCTGTTGCTGCGCTATCGCGTCGCCGCGGGCCTGTGA
- a CDS encoding response regulator, with translation MSRRILVIDDSELIREAATVALGLAGWAVDAQPGGEEGVAAARSAPPDGILLDVMMPGLDGPSTLERLRTGDATRDVPVAFLTARAEEQGERDALLALGASAVIPKPFSLPQLAGQVSEAFGWST, from the coding sequence GTGAGCAGGAGGATCCTGGTGATCGACGACTCGGAGCTGATCCGCGAGGCGGCGACCGTTGCCCTCGGCCTCGCCGGCTGGGCCGTCGACGCCCAGCCCGGCGGCGAGGAGGGGGTCGCGGCCGCGCGATCCGCGCCGCCCGACGGCATCCTGCTCGACGTCATGATGCCGGGCCTCGACGGGCCGTCGACGCTCGAACGCCTGCGCACCGGCGACGCCACGCGCGACGTGCCCGTGGCGTTCCTGACCGCGCGGGCCGAGGAGCAGGGCGAGCGCGACGCGCTGCTCGCGCTCGGCGCGTCCGCGGTCATCCCCAAGCCGTTCTCGCTGCCCCAGCTCGCCGGGCAGGTGTCCGAGGCGTTCGGGTGGAGCACGTGA
- the glpX gene encoding class II fructose-bisphosphatase, translated as MTDTAQHPDRNLALELVRVTEAGALAASRLVGRGDKEAADQAAVDAMRHMVGSVTMDGIVVIGEGEKDEAPMLFNGEEIGNGQPPQVDIAVDPLEGTTLTARGMPSALSVIALSERGSMFDPGPCVYMEKLAGGSDLVDLLDLDQAIGDVVRAVAQRRKIDVGDVTVVVLDRPRHEDGIAEIREAGARVRLISDGDVSAALLAVSDRSPVDLLWGVGGTPEGVISAAAIKCTGGHMVGRLWPRDDEERRAALDAGYDLDRQLTVDDLVASDDCFFSATGVTDGDVLQGVRFHGDYATTESLVMRSRSGTVRRVHARHDRRKLRAMAGVRFG; from the coding sequence ATGACCGACACCGCGCAGCATCCCGATCGCAACCTCGCCCTCGAGCTCGTCCGCGTCACCGAGGCCGGCGCGCTGGCCGCGTCCCGCCTCGTCGGCCGCGGAGACAAGGAGGCCGCCGACCAGGCGGCGGTCGACGCGATGCGCCACATGGTGGGCAGCGTGACGATGGACGGCATCGTGGTCATCGGCGAGGGAGAGAAGGACGAGGCGCCGATGCTGTTCAACGGCGAGGAGATCGGCAACGGGCAGCCGCCGCAGGTCGACATCGCGGTCGATCCGCTCGAGGGCACCACGCTCACGGCGCGCGGCATGCCGAGCGCGCTGAGCGTCATCGCGCTGTCCGAGCGCGGCTCGATGTTCGACCCCGGCCCGTGCGTGTACATGGAGAAACTCGCCGGCGGGTCGGACCTCGTCGACCTGCTCGACCTCGACCAGGCGATCGGCGACGTCGTCCGCGCGGTGGCGCAGCGGCGCAAGATCGATGTGGGCGACGTGACGGTCGTCGTGCTCGACCGCCCGCGCCACGAGGACGGCATCGCGGAGATCCGCGAGGCCGGCGCCCGCGTCCGGCTCATCAGCGACGGCGACGTGTCGGCGGCGCTGCTGGCGGTGTCGGACCGCTCGCCGGTCGACCTGCTGTGGGGCGTCGGCGGCACGCCGGAGGGCGTCATCTCCGCCGCGGCGATCAAGTGCACGGGCGGCCACATGGTCGGCCGGCTGTGGCCGCGCGACGACGAGGAGCGCCGGGCCGCGCTCGACGCCGGCTACGACCTCGATCGCCAGCTGACGGTCGACGACCTAGTGGCCTCCGACGACTGCTTCTTCTCGGCGACCGGCGTGACCGACGGCGACGTGCTGCAGGGCGTGCGCTTCCACGGCGACTACGCCACGACCGAGTCGCTCGTCATGCGCTCGCGCTCGGGCACGGTGCGGCGGGTCCACGCGCGCCACGACCGCCGCAAGCTGCGCGCGATGGCCGGCGTCAGGTTCGGATGA
- a CDS encoding Hpt domain-containing protein — protein sequence MSDDVPADVRDVLRRVWESRRDNVLARVDVIDATIAAARVGALDDEQRAAGVREAHMLSGSAGTFGFGAATAMARELEHAFDVPGGPPSAALDHLGDVAGALRRELEGEPAGGAEGWG from the coding sequence GTGAGCGACGACGTTCCGGCCGACGTGCGCGACGTCCTGCGCCGCGTCTGGGAGAGCCGACGCGACAACGTGCTCGCCCGCGTCGACGTCATCGATGCCACGATCGCCGCCGCGCGCGTCGGCGCCCTCGACGACGAGCAGCGGGCGGCGGGCGTGCGCGAGGCGCACATGCTCTCCGGCTCGGCCGGCACGTTCGGCTTCGGGGCCGCGACGGCGATGGCGCGCGAGCTCGAGCACGCCTTCGACGTGCCCGGGGGGCCGCCGAGCGCCGCGCTCGACCACCTCGGCGACGTGGCGGGCGCGCTGCGGCGCGAGCTCGAGGGCGAGCCCGCGGGCGGCGCCGAAGGATGGGGATGA
- a CDS encoding CheR family methyltransferase, with protein sequence MRTALEELAERIRAASGLVLEGSRLGSLESALVRLALGTPEEVLRAADDPLEGAALTLRLVDEVAVKETFFFRHDDELRALDWAGLLAAARARGDERLRVWCTACATGEEAYSLALLALEALGPRAPLDVLGTDIAQSALDRACEGTYRPRAVASVPAAMRERWFEPAGAGLRVGTALRGVVRFATHNLVHDDLPPSGEARFDVITCRNVLIYFSPGQVQRTIVGLDGALVPGGRLVIGAADRLSTGTVGRLALPQAACARPASRAQRPRRRPVRRVRDRPGGAPQSSPPDSRDCLERGRQARARGDHTEAVRWLRRALYLDPEFGIAGLELALAYSARGDVPAARRALWTAIHATQPPQTDDDAELLAECRARLARLGGGQEDGGT encoded by the coding sequence GTGAGGACCGCGCTCGAGGAGCTGGCGGAGCGGATCCGCGCCGCGAGCGGGCTCGTCCTCGAGGGCTCGCGGCTCGGCTCGCTCGAGAGCGCGCTCGTCCGGCTCGCCCTCGGCACGCCGGAGGAGGTGCTGCGCGCGGCCGACGACCCGCTCGAGGGGGCGGCCCTCACGCTGCGCCTCGTCGACGAGGTGGCGGTCAAGGAGACCTTCTTCTTCCGCCACGACGACGAGCTGCGGGCGCTCGACTGGGCCGGGCTGCTCGCCGCGGCGCGGGCGCGCGGCGACGAGCGGCTGCGCGTGTGGTGCACCGCCTGCGCGACCGGAGAGGAGGCGTACTCGCTGGCCCTTCTGGCCCTCGAGGCGCTCGGCCCGAGGGCACCGCTCGACGTGCTGGGCACGGACATCGCCCAGAGCGCGCTCGACCGCGCGTGTGAGGGCACCTACCGGCCCCGAGCGGTCGCGTCGGTGCCGGCCGCGATGCGCGAGCGCTGGTTCGAGCCGGCTGGCGCGGGGCTGCGGGTCGGCACGGCGCTGCGCGGGGTCGTGCGCTTCGCCACCCACAACCTCGTCCACGACGACCTGCCGCCCAGCGGCGAGGCGCGCTTCGACGTCATCACCTGCCGCAACGTCCTCATCTACTTCTCGCCCGGCCAGGTCCAGCGCACGATCGTCGGGCTCGACGGCGCCCTGGTGCCGGGAGGCCGGCTCGTGATCGGCGCCGCCGACCGCCTGAGCACCGGCACCGTCGGGCGCCTCGCCCTGCCCCAGGCGGCGTGCGCGCGGCCCGCATCGCGTGCGCAGCGTCCGCGCCGGCGCCCGGTGCGCCGGGTCCGAGACCGCCCCGGGGGCGCGCCGCAGAGCAGCCCCCCGGACTCCCGCGACTGCCTCGAGCGCGGCCGTCAGGCCCGCGCCCGCGGCGACCACACGGAGGCCGTGCGCTGGCTGCGGCGCGCCCTGTACCTCGACCCGGAGTTCGGCATCGCGGGGCTCGAGCTGGCGCTCGCCTACAGCGCGCGGGGCGACGTCCCCGCCGCGCGCCGGGCGCTCTGGACCGCCATCCACGCGACGCAGCCGCCGCAGACCGACGATGATGCCGAGCTGTTGGCGGAGTGCCGGGCGCGCTTGGCACGCCTTGGCGGCGGGCAGGAGGACGGTGGCACGTGA
- a CDS encoding chemotaxis protein CheB yields MSDAIRVVVCDDSRTYVQALTRVLEADGDIDVVRSYSSAERLLRGLVGLRPDLITMDLDLPGMDGVEATRRIMDEHPVPVVVVSALTGAGSVQAAEALAAGAVDVIHKEEIQLGATTSAVAATLRRRMRRLSRVRVTGRTGVAHVRGAARASARRARPATPDAAASAARPRAAPWRPHAIHVIGIAASTGGPSALRAVLGALPAQPAVPVLVVQHMTEGFTEGLGRWLDATVPPPVRLATEGAQAVPGVWLAPDRAHLVVGVGLQMHLDDRTPPDPHRPSGDMLFRSLARDAGAGAAVAVLTGMGVDGAAGVAAVLAAGGLAIAQDAASCAVDGMPLAAVRAGAQRVLPLDEIGPALAALPVRSRPR; encoded by the coding sequence GTGAGCGACGCGATCCGCGTGGTCGTCTGCGACGACTCGCGCACGTACGTCCAGGCGCTCACCCGGGTCCTGGAAGCCGACGGCGACATCGACGTCGTGCGCAGCTACTCGTCGGCGGAGCGGCTCCTGCGCGGTCTGGTCGGACTGCGGCCCGACCTCATCACCATGGACCTCGACCTGCCGGGCATGGACGGCGTCGAGGCGACGCGCCGCATCATGGACGAGCATCCGGTACCGGTGGTGGTCGTCTCCGCCCTCACCGGCGCGGGCAGCGTCCAGGCGGCCGAGGCGCTGGCGGCGGGCGCGGTGGACGTGATCCACAAGGAGGAGATCCAGCTCGGCGCGACGACCAGCGCGGTGGCGGCGACGCTGCGCCGGCGGATGCGGCGGCTGAGCCGCGTGCGCGTCACCGGCCGGACCGGGGTCGCGCACGTCCGCGGGGCGGCCCGGGCGAGCGCGCGGCGCGCGCGGCCGGCGACGCCGGACGCCGCGGCGTCTGCAGCCCGCCCGCGGGCGGCGCCCTGGCGCCCCCATGCGATCCACGTCATCGGGATCGCCGCCTCCACGGGCGGCCCCAGCGCGCTGCGCGCGGTCCTCGGGGCGCTGCCCGCGCAGCCCGCGGTGCCGGTGCTCGTCGTCCAGCACATGACCGAGGGGTTCACGGAGGGCCTCGGGCGGTGGCTCGACGCGACGGTGCCTCCGCCGGTCCGGCTGGCCACGGAGGGCGCGCAGGCCGTGCCCGGCGTGTGGCTGGCCCCGGACCGAGCGCACCTAGTGGTCGGCGTCGGCCTGCAGATGCACCTCGACGACCGCACGCCGCCGGACCCGCACCGGCCATCGGGCGACATGCTGTTCCGCTCGCTCGCCCGCGACGCCGGTGCCGGCGCCGCGGTCGCCGTCCTCACCGGGATGGGCGTCGACGGCGCCGCCGGCGTGGCGGCGGTGCTCGCCGCCGGTGGGCTGGCCATCGCCCAGGACGCGGCGAGCTGCGCGGTCGACGGCATGCCGCTGGCCGCCGTCCGCGCCGGCGCCCAGCGCGTCCTGCCCCTCGACGAGATCGGGCCCGCGCTCGCCGCACTGCCCGTGCGGAGCCGCCCGCGGTGA